In Deltaproteobacteria bacterium PRO3, the genomic stretch ACACCAAAGAGCTGCTCGCCGGCGCCGTATTGTTCGGCGCCCTGACCTTGCTCGCGCGCTTGATGTTCCGCTGGTATATGGGCTGGGCCCTGGAGAGGTACAACTTCGTCTACGGCTCGATGACCATCCTGGTGGTCATTGTGCTATGGATCTACTACTGGAGCCTGATCTTCGTATTTTGCGCCGAGGTAGTGAGCGCCTTGCAGCAGCTTTACCCCCGAGAAGCTCCTTCCGAATGAGCCAGTAGACCCGCTTCTTCATCAAAAACTCGACGTGGCCGACGTCCGGGATCTCGAGGTTCTTGACTCCGTCCTTCGGCGTCTTCAGCACCGCGCTGGGATAGGGGCAGACCGTGTCGCCCTTCGAGAAGATCGAGACGATCTTCACCCCCTCGGGCCAGGGCGTACGGTTGAGGCGGCGGATGAAGGGCGACATCGGCGTCATCTGCCGGATGCTCTCGGTGAGGAAGGCCAGCGGCGTCAGCAGACCGAGCATGGCCCAGGGGTTGCCGTTGTGCGGCGTGCCCATCGTGATGAGTGTCTTCACCCGGCGATGCCCGTCGAAATCCTTCAAGTAGCAGCGCCCGATCAGGCCGCCCTTGCTGTGGCCGATGACCACCAGCTTCTCCCGGATGTCGTGGCGCTTGTAGAGTCCCTCGACCTTCTTGGCGACCAGCTGGGCGAGTTCGGGGATGGGCTTGGTGTTGAAGGTGTCGAAGATGCCGCCCAGGTTGAGGCTGAAGACGCTGAAGCCGTCGCGGCGCAGCCGCCGCTCAAGCACCTGGAAGACGCGGCGGGTGCCGCCGTAGCCCTGCAACAGCAGGACGGGGCGCTTGAGCGAGCTGAAGTCGGTGAGGCGCTCGATCTTGTTGCCCTCGAAGGCGAGGCGGAAATACTGCACCGTGCTGCCGGTCTGGCGGCGCACTTTGCGGATGTAGCGTTGTAGCGTCTTAATGTCCATTCCGCCTCAATCCCGACTCCAGTTCACCCGCGCCATCTTCTCGCCGCGGGACCAGCGGTAATCGACCTGCCCG encodes the following:
- a CDS encoding alpha/beta fold hydrolase produces the protein MDIKTLQRYIRKVRRQTGSTVQYFRLAFEGNKIERLTDFSSLKRPVLLLQGYGGTRRVFQVLERRLRRDGFSVFSLNLGGIFDTFNTKPIPELAQLVAKKVEGLYKRHDIREKLVVIGHSKGGLIGRCYLKDFDGHRRVKTLITMGTPHNGNPWAMLGLLTPLAFLTESIRQMTPMSPFIRRLNRTPWPEGVKIVSIFSKGDTVCPYPSAVLKTPKDGVKNLEIPDVGHVEFLMKKRVYWLIRKELLGGKAAARRSLPRRKIRRSGSSSRSIAQ